The following are encoded together in the Lathyrus oleraceus cultivar Zhongwan6 chromosome 3, CAAS_Psat_ZW6_1.0, whole genome shotgun sequence genome:
- the LOC127128722 gene encoding uncharacterized protein LOC127128722 translates to MERWSGVLRVPMHSSSGTFHRVGASLCLSSQTTTFTVPIANAIFFCGDRVERTGNPLIEKLSDLQKLSEIIVSKFGSSINAWVIEASVFNGSFAVYKDFIPSVNQYGEPKAYSPIGFPASTSTVSLLSNCLEQVTKIISGRQVDTPSCSLHQPKTFILGFSKGGTVLNQIVTELGFSDIGSNVNSSDSEICIVPKTKEALLNSISEIHYVDVGLNSTGAYLTNRDVFERISERLVHRAPRLRFVLHGTPRQWNDKQRDWIRKEKDEMLLLLESEAGKSGGKLEFLSRYYFSDKPPTLQMHFEIIESLDVS, encoded by the exons ATGGAACGCTGGAGTGGAGTTTTGAGAGTCCCCATGCATTCCAGCAGTGGGACATTCCATAGAGTTGGTGCATCTCTTTGCCTTTCTTCTCAAACCACAACTTTCACT GTGCCTATTGCAAATGCCATATTTTTCTGTGGTGATCGAGTCGAAAGGACCGGTAACCCATTGATCGAAAAGCTATCCGATTTACAAAAGCTATCTGAAATCATTGTGTCAAAATTCGGTTCTTCCATCAATGCTTGGGTCATTGAGGCTTCGGTTTTTAATGGATCTTTCGCGGTCTATAAGGACTTTATACCATCTGTGAATCAATATGGAGAGCCAAAGGCATACAGTCCGATTGGATTTCCGGCGTCTACGTCGACCGTCTCACTTCTATCTAATTGCCTTGAGCAA GTAACAAAAATAATTTCAGGAAGGCAAGTAGACACTCCTTCTTGTAGTTTACATCAACCTAAGACATTCATCCTTGGATTTAGCAAAGGCGGAACTGTACTTAATCAGATAGTTACTGAACTCGGCTTCTCAGATATTGGATCTAATGTGAATTCATCTGATTCGGAGATTTGCATAGTACCTAAAACAAAGGAAGCTTTACTAAACAGCATCAGTGAGATTCATTATGTTGATGTTGGTTTGAACTCAACCGGTGCGTACTTAACAAACCGTGATGTGTTTGAGAGGATCTCGGAAAGGCTCGTACATAGAGCGCCTCGACTTCGTTTTGTCCTTCACGGAACGCCGAGACAGTGGAATGACAAGCAGCGAGACTGGATACGGAAGGAGAAGGACGAAATGCTGCTTCTGCTTGAGTCGGAAGCTGGCAAAAGCGGGGGAAAGCTTGAATTTTTATCAAGGTATTATTTTTCTGATAAGCCTCCGACTTTGCAGATGCACTTTGAAATAATTGAAAGCTTAGATGTAAGTTAG